The segment CCGTAGTGGCCTCCACCGGGATCGCCGCCGGTGCCGGTGCCGTCGTCGCCGCGGGGCTCGGCCTCGCGTCCGTCACCGGCACCTGGCTCGGTACGACGATGGCCGAGCGGGCGAACCTGATGGGCCAGATCAAGCTCCAGTCGGGCAAGGCCAGCGACCAGATCGCCGCCGTCTACGGCGCCTCCTGGCACACCAACGCCATGGTCAACGGGGTCTTCGCGCTCCTGGCCGTGATCGCCGCCGCGGTGGCGCTGACCCGCAGCCGCGCCACCTGGGTGCGGGCCGTCGCCTTCGGCGGACTGGCCCTGGGCGTGCTGGGGATCCTGATCTCCGCGGGCATGTACCTCGACCTGTTCGGCAGCATGCCGACCGTGCCCAAGGCCCCGCCCGGCGGACCCGCCGCGCCGTAGGGCACCGCAACCGACCTCCGTCGAAGACCCACCGGTCCGTCCGGTGGGTCTTCGGCGTTGGTGGGGGGCGCGGTGGCCCCGCCGGGTCCGCTCCCGGCGCATCGGCAGCGGCTGCCGTGCGTCGTCCACAGCGACTGCCGCGCGTCATCCACAAATTCCGCAAGTCGATTGAGCCCTCGTGGTCACGCATCTAGCATGGACAACTACCGTGCGTAGATCATTAGTTAGACCTTTGAGGTGAGATCCGCGAACAACTCCGTCGAACCCTCCTCCTTTCCTGACGATGCCGGTGCGGACCACTTCATCCGTGAGTACCGCACCGCCGTGAACCCCGCCCGTCGGGAGCTCCTGGAGAACAAACCGCCCCTGCTCATCCTCTGCACCCCGGCGGATGCCCCGGAGTCCCACACCCACCGGGTCCTGGAAGCCCTGCGCTGGGCTCTCGGTCCCGAACACAAGCGGGTTCCCCACACCGTGCTGTACGCCGAGGACGAGACGCCTCTCCTGAGCGTGCAGGCGGGGGCGGGACTCGGATTCGACATCCCCCGGCGCTCGGCACCCGACCGGCTCCCCAACTTCTGGCTGATGGCGGACGTCGTCGCCCAGATACAGGAAGGCCGTCCGGGCACCGGCGGCCTCGGGGCACGGAAGTTGCGCGACCATGTCTACCGGCAGCGGGCCGAACGGGGCGGCTTCCCCGGCCTGTTATGGCACATGGGCGGCACGGACACCGCACCGATCGGCGGGGTGCGGGCCTTCTTCGTCGGCCTCGTGTGGCACTCCCTGACCCGGACGCTGCCCCGGTGGATCTGGACCCTCCGGCAGAACCGGCGGCTCATCAGGTCCAAGCGGAGCGGCTGGCTCGGCAAGCACCTCAATGCGACCGCCGGCGCGGCGCCGGTGTTCGAACTCCTCGACCAGGTGGGCGCCCGCCAGTCGCCCCGGCTGAGCCTGGAACCCGACCACCCCCGGCACAAGGAGGGGCTCGCCGCCCTCGAAGTCCTGCTGCTGCGCGCCCTGCTGGAGGATCTGCGGAAGCCCGCCGTCGGGCGGCTGCTGCCCAAGCGCCGCCGCCGGGTGGCACGCCCCGCACTGCTGGTGGAAATCCCGCCGGAGGGCGCCCCGGGGGCCGACGCGGCGGAACGGCTGCTGCGCGCGTTCCACACCCTGCAAGCCGGCCTGGACGGGCCGGGCCCGCTGGTCATCGCGGTAGGCAGGCCCTCCGGGTCCCTCCAGTCGGACCTGGGGGTGGAACGCACCAACCTCCGCCGGGCGAGCAGCCTGCTCCACTCCAGCAATCCGCGGCCGGTCGTGGTGCCACTGGAGGAGGAACCCTTCGAGCGCCCCGGGTTACAGATCCCCCCGGTGCAGCCGCGGCAGTTCCTGATGGGCTGGCGCGCCGTGACCGCGGTGGAACTGGCCGCGCTGACCGCGGTCCTGGTGGGCGGCGCCACCGCTCCCAGCCTCTGGGACACACCGCCGGACACCCGGTGCGTCGGCGGGGACCGGCCGGTCGCCGCCGACGGTCAGAACAAGAGGGTCGAGGTCAGGCCCACGGAGTGGTACCAGGACGTGCTGCGCCGGATCAAGAAGCAGAACGGGCAGGCCGAGAAGTACGCCAAGGACCGGGCGGTGCGCACGGTCGTCCTCTTCGAATCGGACCCGCCGACGGACGCGGAGGACACCATCTTCGACGGCTCGATCCCCGAGCTGCGCGGGGTGGCCCTGTGGCAGCAGCAGCTGATCGACGATGCCGCCTCGGACTCCTCCCGGGTACCGCTGCGGGTGGAGGTACGGCCGGTCGGCGCAGGCTTCCACAAGGTCGTCCCCGCCGTGCGTGACCTCATCCAGGAAGTCGAGCGGGAGGACTCCGGAGAGGAGTACGAGAAGATCGTCGGCGTCCTGGGCTTCGCGCAGAGCACCAAGGAGACGCAGGAGGCCGTGGCGCTGCTGGGCGGGGCGGGGATGCCGATGGTCGGCACGACCGCGACCGCCGACGAGATGCAACGGAGCGAGAACTACTGGCCCTTCACCCCGGACAACAGCGAGGAGGCCCGTGTCGAGGCCGCATTCGCCGCCCGCTCCCACATCGTGGTGAAGGCCGGGCAGGCCGAGCCGGATGCGCCGATGGAATGCGCTCCCGCCCGGAACACGGTGATCGTACGGACCCCCGGCGACCTCTACAGCGAGAGCCTCGCCGACAAGTTCCACCAGTCCTTCCGGGGCGACAAGACCGTCATCAGCTTCCGTCAGGGAGCGCAGCCCTTCCCCACGCCCCCGGGCACCCAGAAGTCGACCACGGCGGACCAGCTGGTCGGCCAGGTGTGCCAGGCCCTCCAGGCCGAGCCGGACACCGCCGTCTTCTGGACCGCGCGGGCCCGGGACTTCACCGCCTTCGTCCGCGCCATGGACGCCAACGGGACCTGCACCGAGAAGGGCCTCACCGTCCTCGGCGGCAATGAGCTGACGAATGTGGCGCTCACCGGCCAGTTCGCCGACAAGCCGTGGCTGCGTCTGTACCACTCCGCGCACCGGCTGCCCGAAGGGGACAAGCGCGCCAGCCAGAAGACCCAGCAGTTCGTCCGCCTCTACAACGGGAACTACCCGCGGGACCCGTGGCGGCAGGACGGCCACTCCGCGGTCTCCTACGACGCCTTCCATGTCCTCTCCAGGGCGGTGGACGAGGCACATACGGGCAATGGCGTGCGCCGGGAGTCCGTGGTGACCGCGCTGAAGAACGGCATCAGCTTCGACGGTGCCACCGGCTTCATCCGGTTCTCCGAGTTCAGCAGCGGTCCTCCGGTGAACAAGACACTGGTGATCCTCAGGCAGTCGGACGGCGAACCCACGGCGGTGGTCGCCTGCGGCGCGTACAGCCAGCAGGCGGGGAAGGAGAAGAACCAGGGGCCGCCCTGCGCCGACTGACGGTGCTTACGGCGGGAATCCGGGGGCTCTACGGCCTCCGGGCCCCGTCCCTACGCCTCCGGACGCCGTCCCTAGGTATCCCCCCGCCCGCCGGTACCGCTTCCTAAGGGCCGGCCGGGCACGTAGATCGGGAACTCTCCCGATGTGGCGGACCCCCCTGGGAGGCGAGGCTGGAGCCACTCGATGAACCGTCGGGGGCATCACCTCACCACCATCAGGGGAGACACCATGTTCCACTCCGAGCTGGAGTTGCGGGTCCGCTACGAAGAGCTGCGCCGCGAGGCCGACCGGCAGCGCATGCAGCGCGAGGCGACCGGGGCCGCGCGTGCCGGACGCCGCGGCGCCGCCCGCTCCGGGGCCGACGAACC is part of the Streptomyces platensis genome and harbors:
- a CDS encoding branched-chain amino acid ABC transporter substrate-binding protein, producing MRSANNSVEPSSFPDDAGADHFIREYRTAVNPARRELLENKPPLLILCTPADAPESHTHRVLEALRWALGPEHKRVPHTVLYAEDETPLLSVQAGAGLGFDIPRRSAPDRLPNFWLMADVVAQIQEGRPGTGGLGARKLRDHVYRQRAERGGFPGLLWHMGGTDTAPIGGVRAFFVGLVWHSLTRTLPRWIWTLRQNRRLIRSKRSGWLGKHLNATAGAAPVFELLDQVGARQSPRLSLEPDHPRHKEGLAALEVLLLRALLEDLRKPAVGRLLPKRRRRVARPALLVEIPPEGAPGADAAERLLRAFHTLQAGLDGPGPLVIAVGRPSGSLQSDLGVERTNLRRASSLLHSSNPRPVVVPLEEEPFERPGLQIPPVQPRQFLMGWRAVTAVELAALTAVLVGGATAPSLWDTPPDTRCVGGDRPVAADGQNKRVEVRPTEWYQDVLRRIKKQNGQAEKYAKDRAVRTVVLFESDPPTDAEDTIFDGSIPELRGVALWQQQLIDDAASDSSRVPLRVEVRPVGAGFHKVVPAVRDLIQEVEREDSGEEYEKIVGVLGFAQSTKETQEAVALLGGAGMPMVGTTATADEMQRSENYWPFTPDNSEEARVEAAFAARSHIVVKAGQAEPDAPMECAPARNTVIVRTPGDLYSESLADKFHQSFRGDKTVISFRQGAQPFPTPPGTQKSTTADQLVGQVCQALQAEPDTAVFWTARARDFTAFVRAMDANGTCTEKGLTVLGGNELTNVALTGQFADKPWLRLYHSAHRLPEGDKRASQKTQQFVRLYNGNYPRDPWRQDGHSAVSYDAFHVLSRAVDEAHTGNGVRRESVVTALKNGISFDGATGFIRFSEFSSGPPVNKTLVILRQSDGEPTAVVACGAYSQQAGKEKNQGPPCAD